In Mytilus edulis chromosome 13, xbMytEdul2.2, whole genome shotgun sequence, a single window of DNA contains:
- the LOC139501117 gene encoding cholecystokinin receptor-like: MNKNVTMENQSNCTAGIIPQAGSDFENIGVMCMLSVFSVMGTFGNGLVIYVYSKKRDKLTSNVFIMGLALTDFTTSLLIMPYTVVFTFLEEKVLFDIPCKIFYFLVTSNVPLSAFIMVAIAVDRYLCICHPFLHLLTVPRAKIILLLQLVFAGILGLITALMHSVYALPEELLDLDLEYPYHKNISFAECESVYTGTCKHTSRVFSVEFNLFYQKVYSSFFLISLLLVFTLYIMIYRYVTSRRAKRQKQKNAKQFSTTMVQTEASQIDNSKDSHDHPHPTKVEVNENGVSTTLLPPDHQEEQVRRQRKSVREKRDHNALANIKTALMLFVVAVVFVIAYLPPWLMALMVVQYVKFVFYSYFVYNVVNPFIYAFMNPTFRTDLTKVFGKCLKKK; encoded by the coding sequence ATGAATAAAAACGTCACCATGGAAAACCAAAGCAATTGCACAGCTGGAATTATACCGCAAGCGGGTTCTGATTTTGAAAACATTGGCGTGATGTGTATGCTGTCAGTATTCAGTGTCATGGGAACGTTTGGAAATGGATTAGTCATTTATGTGTACTCTAAAAAACGTGATAAGTTGACATCTAACGTGTTTATAATGGGTTTAGCATTAACTGATTTTACTACATCATTGTTGATTATGCCATATACTGTGGTGTTTACCTTTTTAGAAGAAAAGGTACTGTTTGACATACCAtgtaaaatcttttattttctcGTTACCTCGAATGTGCCACTGTCGGCTTTTATTATGGTGGCAATAGCCGTGGATCGTTATCTTTGTATATGCCATCCATTCCTGCATCTTTTGACAGTTCCAAGAGCAAAAATTATATTGCTACTACAGCTAGTCTTTGCTGGAATACTCGGATTGATAACAGCTCTGATGCACTCTGTGTATGCCCTACCAGAAGAACTTCTAGATTTGGATCTCGAATATCCATATCACAAAAACATCAGTTTTGCTGAATGCGAATCAGTTTACACAGGAACTTGCAAGCATACAAGTAGAGTTTTCAGTGtagaatttaatttattttatcaaaaagtaTATTCTTCCTTCTTTCTGATATCTCTACTTCTAGTGTTTACACtttatataatgatttatagATATGTCACATCACGAAGGGCAAAACGCCAAAAACAGAAGAATGCCAAACAGTTTTCAACCACAATGGTTCAGACAGAAGCGTCACAAATTGATAACTCCAAGGACAGTCATGATCACCCGCATCCTACAAAGGTTGAAGTGAACGAGAACGGAGTCAGTACAACCTTACTACCACCTGACCATCAGGAAGAACAGGTGAGACGACAGCGGAAGTCAGTGCGAGAGAAAAGGGACCACAATGCATTAGCAAATATAAAAACTGCTTTGATGCTATTCGTAGTGGCTGTTGTGTTTGTCATAGCTTATCTTCCACCCTGGCTAATGGCTCTCATGGTTGTTCAGTAtgtcaaatttgtattttattcgTATTTCGTATACAACGTTGTCAATCCATTCATTTACGCGTTCATGAATCCAACGTTTCGAACAGACCTGACAAAGGTATttggaaaatgtttaaaaaagaagTGA